A genomic window from Cotesia glomerata isolate CgM1 linkage group LG7, MPM_Cglom_v2.3, whole genome shotgun sequence includes:
- the LOC123269179 gene encoding dynein axonemal assembly factor 11 isoform X4 has translation MVRLTEEMVVARSRISDLTAVKKLNCWGSELTDVSILRELKKVEVLSLSVNKINSLADFQYCSNLKDLFVRRNNITDLNEICYLQNLPNLRNLWLEENPCAEREGYRMAVIRALPNLEKLDDKFVTADEINVALSRGKILVHPLSMDASPPQSDLASPERSYDDPHQGHEEYQDTDRRNANYNASSPHQYSQNNHYNYDDYDDRPAVARQNGDYEDRRGYSTEYERSSEPNTHRSQQVLPSPRTAYSANEYGDERRSIDRNIYECEDRRQLDYEEPHQSRRTSAHQNEREDPREMPGWVRHSEKEKCRFHYHRRPVTRNSNILSAVLCLVKELDYPSLEVVEMAVRNRMDELEE, from the exons ATGGTGAGACTAACGGAAGAAATGGTTGTTGCTAGATCACGAATTTCTGATCTTACagcagttaaaaaattaaattgttg ggGCTCCGAGTTGACAGATGTGAGTATTCTAcgtgaattgaaaaaagtagAAGTTTTATCACTAAG CGTCAACAAAATCAACAGTTTAGCAGATTTTCAATACTGTTCAAATTTAAAGGACTTATTTGttagaagaaataatataacagatttaaatgaaatatgttatttacaaaatttaccAAATCTTCGAAATTTATGGCTCGAAGAAAATCCTTGCGCCGAAAGAGAAGG GTATCGTATGGCTGTAATAAGAGCTTTACCGAATTTAGAAAAACTTGATGATAAATTTGTGACTGCTGACGAAATAAATGTGGCACTATCACGCGGCAAAATTCTCGTTCATCCACTTAGTATGGATGCATCACCTCCACAATCTGATCTAGCGAGCCCAGAA AGAAGCTATGATGATCCCCATCAAGGACATGAAGAATATCAAGACACAGATCGAAGAAATGCTAATTACAATGCGTCATCTCCTCATCAATACTCTCAAAATAATCACTACAATTAtgat GATTACGATGATCGACCGGCAGTAGCTAGACAAAATGGAGATTATGAAGATCGTCGTGGTTACAGTACTGAATATGAAAGATCGAGTGAACCCAATACTCATCGCTCACAACAGGTACTGCCGTCACCAAGGACAGCTTACTCTGCAAACGAATATGGTGATGAAAGACGATCTATTGATCGTAATATTTATGAATGTGAGGATAGAAGACAACTAGATTACGAAGAGCCACACCAATCAAGACGAACTTCTGCTCATCAAAATGAAAGG GAGGATCCTCGAGAGATGCCAGGCTGGGTACGACAttcagaaaaagaaaaatgtcgATTTCATTATCATAGGAGGCCTGTTACGAGa aaCTCAAACATTTTGTCCGCTGTTTTGTGTCTTGTAAAAGAATTGGATTATCCGAGTTTAGAAGTGGTCGAGATGGCAGTTCGCAATAGAATGGACGAATTAGAAGAATGA
- the LOC123269179 gene encoding cilia- and flagella-associated protein 410 isoform X3 translates to MVRLTEEMVVARSRISDLTAVKKLNCWGSELTDVSILRELKKVEVLSLSVNKINSLADFQYCSNLKDLFVRRNNITDLNEICYLQNLPNLRNLWLEENPCAEREGYRMAVIRALPNLEKLDDKFVTADEINVALSRGKILVHPLSMDASPPQSDLASPEEVAEFIDEVELERNRRYSSSSDQRSYDDPHQGHEEYQDTDRRNANYNASSPHQYSQNNHYNYDDYDDRPAVARQNGDYEDRRGYSTEYERSSEPNTHRSQQVLPSPRTAYSANEYGDERRSIDRNIYECEDRRQLDYEEPHQSRRTSAHQNEREDPREMPGWVRHSEKEKCRFHYHRRPVTRNSNILSAVLCLVKELDYPSLEVVEMAVRNRMDELEE, encoded by the exons ATGGTGAGACTAACGGAAGAAATGGTTGTTGCTAGATCACGAATTTCTGATCTTACagcagttaaaaaattaaattgttg ggGCTCCGAGTTGACAGATGTGAGTATTCTAcgtgaattgaaaaaagtagAAGTTTTATCACTAAG CGTCAACAAAATCAACAGTTTAGCAGATTTTCAATACTGTTCAAATTTAAAGGACTTATTTGttagaagaaataatataacagatttaaatgaaatatgttatttacaaaatttaccAAATCTTCGAAATTTATGGCTCGAAGAAAATCCTTGCGCCGAAAGAGAAGG GTATCGTATGGCTGTAATAAGAGCTTTACCGAATTTAGAAAAACTTGATGATAAATTTGTGACTGCTGACGAAATAAATGTGGCACTATCACGCGGCAAAATTCTCGTTCATCCACTTAGTATGGATGCATCACCTCCACAATCTGATCTAGCGAGCCCAGAA GAAGTCGCCGAATTCATTGACGAAGTTGAATTAGAAAGAAATAGGAGATACAGTTCGTCTAGTGACCAg AGAAGCTATGATGATCCCCATCAAGGACATGAAGAATATCAAGACACAGATCGAAGAAATGCTAATTACAATGCGTCATCTCCTCATCAATACTCTCAAAATAATCACTACAATTAtgat GATTACGATGATCGACCGGCAGTAGCTAGACAAAATGGAGATTATGAAGATCGTCGTGGTTACAGTACTGAATATGAAAGATCGAGTGAACCCAATACTCATCGCTCACAACAGGTACTGCCGTCACCAAGGACAGCTTACTCTGCAAACGAATATGGTGATGAAAGACGATCTATTGATCGTAATATTTATGAATGTGAGGATAGAAGACAACTAGATTACGAAGAGCCACACCAATCAAGACGAACTTCTGCTCATCAAAATGAAAGG GAGGATCCTCGAGAGATGCCAGGCTGGGTACGACAttcagaaaaagaaaaatgtcgATTTCATTATCATAGGAGGCCTGTTACGAGa aaCTCAAACATTTTGTCCGCTGTTTTGTGTCTTGTAAAAGAATTGGATTATCCGAGTTTAGAAGTGGTCGAGATGGCAGTTCGCAATAGAATGGACGAATTAGAAGAATGA
- the LOC123269179 gene encoding dynein axonemal assembly factor 11 isoform X1 produces MVRLTEEMVVARSRISDLTAVKKLNCWGSELTDVSILRELKKVEVLSLSVNKINSLADFQYCSNLKDLFVRRNNITDLNEICYLQNLPNLRNLWLEENPCAEREGYRMAVIRALPNLEKLDDKFVTADEINVALSRGKILVHPLSMDASPPQSDLASPEEVAEFIDEVELERNRRYSSSSDQRSYDDPHQGHEEYQDTDRRNANYNASSPHQYSQNNHYNYDLQNGQTKNQIKDEAAKSVESRTNGHSLQTNIPEISKDYDDRPAVARQNGDYEDRRGYSTEYERSSEPNTHRSQQVLPSPRTAYSANEYGDERRSIDRNIYECEDRRQLDYEEPHQSRRTSAHQNEREDPREMPGWVRHSEKEKCRFHYHRRPVTRNSNILSAVLCLVKELDYPSLEVVEMAVRNRMDELEE; encoded by the exons ATGGTGAGACTAACGGAAGAAATGGTTGTTGCTAGATCACGAATTTCTGATCTTACagcagttaaaaaattaaattgttg ggGCTCCGAGTTGACAGATGTGAGTATTCTAcgtgaattgaaaaaagtagAAGTTTTATCACTAAG CGTCAACAAAATCAACAGTTTAGCAGATTTTCAATACTGTTCAAATTTAAAGGACTTATTTGttagaagaaataatataacagatttaaatgaaatatgttatttacaaaatttaccAAATCTTCGAAATTTATGGCTCGAAGAAAATCCTTGCGCCGAAAGAGAAGG GTATCGTATGGCTGTAATAAGAGCTTTACCGAATTTAGAAAAACTTGATGATAAATTTGTGACTGCTGACGAAATAAATGTGGCACTATCACGCGGCAAAATTCTCGTTCATCCACTTAGTATGGATGCATCACCTCCACAATCTGATCTAGCGAGCCCAGAA GAAGTCGCCGAATTCATTGACGAAGTTGAATTAGAAAGAAATAGGAGATACAGTTCGTCTAGTGACCAg AGAAGCTATGATGATCCCCATCAAGGACATGAAGAATATCAAGACACAGATCGAAGAAATGCTAATTACAATGCGTCATCTCCTCATCAATACTCTCAAAATAATCACTACAATTAtgat CTTCAAAATGgccaaactaaaaatcaaatcaAAGATGAAGCAGCTAAGTCAGTTGAATCTCGTACCAATGGTCACAGTTTGCAGACTAACATTCCTGAGATTTCTAAG GATTACGATGATCGACCGGCAGTAGCTAGACAAAATGGAGATTATGAAGATCGTCGTGGTTACAGTACTGAATATGAAAGATCGAGTGAACCCAATACTCATCGCTCACAACAGGTACTGCCGTCACCAAGGACAGCTTACTCTGCAAACGAATATGGTGATGAAAGACGATCTATTGATCGTAATATTTATGAATGTGAGGATAGAAGACAACTAGATTACGAAGAGCCACACCAATCAAGACGAACTTCTGCTCATCAAAATGAAAGG GAGGATCCTCGAGAGATGCCAGGCTGGGTACGACAttcagaaaaagaaaaatgtcgATTTCATTATCATAGGAGGCCTGTTACGAGa aaCTCAAACATTTTGTCCGCTGTTTTGTGTCTTGTAAAAGAATTGGATTATCCGAGTTTAGAAGTGGTCGAGATGGCAGTTCGCAATAGAATGGACGAATTAGAAGAATGA
- the LOC123269179 gene encoding dynein axonemal assembly factor 11 isoform X2 produces MVRLTEEMVVARSRISDLTAVKKLNCWGSELTDVSILRELKKVEVLSLSVNKINSLADFQYCSNLKDLFVRRNNITDLNEICYLQNLPNLRNLWLEENPCAEREGYRMAVIRALPNLEKLDDKFVTADEINVALSRGKILVHPLSMDASPPQSDLASPERSYDDPHQGHEEYQDTDRRNANYNASSPHQYSQNNHYNYDLQNGQTKNQIKDEAAKSVESRTNGHSLQTNIPEISKDYDDRPAVARQNGDYEDRRGYSTEYERSSEPNTHRSQQVLPSPRTAYSANEYGDERRSIDRNIYECEDRRQLDYEEPHQSRRTSAHQNEREDPREMPGWVRHSEKEKCRFHYHRRPVTRNSNILSAVLCLVKELDYPSLEVVEMAVRNRMDELEE; encoded by the exons ATGGTGAGACTAACGGAAGAAATGGTTGTTGCTAGATCACGAATTTCTGATCTTACagcagttaaaaaattaaattgttg ggGCTCCGAGTTGACAGATGTGAGTATTCTAcgtgaattgaaaaaagtagAAGTTTTATCACTAAG CGTCAACAAAATCAACAGTTTAGCAGATTTTCAATACTGTTCAAATTTAAAGGACTTATTTGttagaagaaataatataacagatttaaatgaaatatgttatttacaaaatttaccAAATCTTCGAAATTTATGGCTCGAAGAAAATCCTTGCGCCGAAAGAGAAGG GTATCGTATGGCTGTAATAAGAGCTTTACCGAATTTAGAAAAACTTGATGATAAATTTGTGACTGCTGACGAAATAAATGTGGCACTATCACGCGGCAAAATTCTCGTTCATCCACTTAGTATGGATGCATCACCTCCACAATCTGATCTAGCGAGCCCAGAA AGAAGCTATGATGATCCCCATCAAGGACATGAAGAATATCAAGACACAGATCGAAGAAATGCTAATTACAATGCGTCATCTCCTCATCAATACTCTCAAAATAATCACTACAATTAtgat CTTCAAAATGgccaaactaaaaatcaaatcaAAGATGAAGCAGCTAAGTCAGTTGAATCTCGTACCAATGGTCACAGTTTGCAGACTAACATTCCTGAGATTTCTAAG GATTACGATGATCGACCGGCAGTAGCTAGACAAAATGGAGATTATGAAGATCGTCGTGGTTACAGTACTGAATATGAAAGATCGAGTGAACCCAATACTCATCGCTCACAACAGGTACTGCCGTCACCAAGGACAGCTTACTCTGCAAACGAATATGGTGATGAAAGACGATCTATTGATCGTAATATTTATGAATGTGAGGATAGAAGACAACTAGATTACGAAGAGCCACACCAATCAAGACGAACTTCTGCTCATCAAAATGAAAGG GAGGATCCTCGAGAGATGCCAGGCTGGGTACGACAttcagaaaaagaaaaatgtcgATTTCATTATCATAGGAGGCCTGTTACGAGa aaCTCAAACATTTTGTCCGCTGTTTTGTGTCTTGTAAAAGAATTGGATTATCCGAGTTTAGAAGTGGTCGAGATGGCAGTTCGCAATAGAATGGACGAATTAGAAGAATGA
- the LOC123269178 gene encoding uncharacterized protein LOC123269178, whose amino-acid sequence MFKRTAKDMNFTPSKKQRLSSSKSSEKENLSVDEDSGLGPEIDNESSSDEMATSFGSQNSHSASHNTNINSKTLDFDRDSQSSEIVTQRRTRSISLQDTNTMKKLVTHQPNDGFDKSPRKLSLRSKKIRQSSTPDIALFFGDAVDEQLVMSPQHDERSSMEVDEANDVFSQFSATQASKDNFNINTILETLEFPLKNVDLSKATPVKIQSQHLENGNEILLTDSSLSTSQTNVQATGEEREKEEAELTQDSLPQNSANDHVDLFNQENAEFEDESIPSVSSQESSIAEMPEIKKKRRRNGTHFTHIKKHTTPIGSNLVVDNYKPGFNNDRELIVNNITMPKDFSNRLFRKMSKMELTKKIIIHYYGRDRMPKIALKEPTRKYPGKIYPSLLVNDSQVQDIIDLYEYYGPQVGLKNPPLPFKKVRQIIGTLCSQIRNFY is encoded by the exons atgtttAAACGCACTGCGAAGGATATGAATTTCACTCCAAGCAAAAAACAACGTCTCTCT TCATCCAAATCATCTGAAAAGGAAAATTTGTCTGTGGACGAAGATAGTGGTCTGGGTCCCGAAATTGACAATGAAAGTAGCAGCGATGAAATGGCGACCAGCTTCGGCTCACAAAATTCACATTCCGCTTCTCATAACACAAATATCAACAGCAAAACACTAGATTTTGATAGAGATTCTCAATCATCAGAAATTGTCACTCAACGTCGTACCCGCTCTATTAGCTTACAGGACACCAacacaatgaaaaaattagttactCATCAACCTAatg ATGGTTTTGATAAATCTCCAAGAAAGCTTTCGTTGCGTTCAAAGAAGATTCGCCAGTCTTCAACACCGGATATTGCATTATTTTTTGGAGATGCCGTAGATGAGCAGTTGGTAATGTCACCACAACATGATGAGCGTTCATCAATGGAGGTTGATGAAGCAAACGACGTATTTTCACAATTTTCGGCTACTCAAGCGTCTaaggataattttaatataaatacaatacTTGAAACTCTTGAATTTCCGCTAAAAAATGTAGATCTCTCGAAAGCTACACCTGTGAAGATTCAGTCTCAACATCTTGAAAACGGCAACGAAATTTTGCTTACTGATTCTTCATTATCTACAAGCCAAACCAATGTCCAGGCTACGGGAGAAGAAAGAGAAAAAGAAGAAGCAGAGCTCACACAAGATTCTTTGCCACAAAATTCTGCGAATGATCatgttgatttatttaatcaagagAATGCAGAATTTGAAGATGAATCTATTCCTTCTGTATCTTCTCAAGAGTCCTCGATCGCTGAAATGCCGGAGATAAAAAAGAAACGACGCAGAAATGGTACCCATTTTACTCACATCAAGAAACACACAACACCGATTGGAAGTAATCTGGTTGTTGATAATTACAAGCCAGGGTTCAATAATGATcgg gaattaattgttaataatattaccATGCCCAAGGATTTTTCAAATCGTCTCTTTAGAAAAATGAGTAAAATGGAGctaacgaaaaaaataataattcattactATGGACGTGATCGAATGCCCAAGATTGCATTGAAAGAGCCAACACGTAAGTATCCTGGTAAAATTTACCCGAGTCTTCTCGTCAATGACAGTCAAGTTCAGGACATAATtg ATTTGTATGAATATTATGGTCCACAAGTGGGTTTGAAGAACCCTCCTCTACCATTCAAAAAAGTACGACAAATTATTGGGACTTTATGTTCTCAAATTAGAAATTTCTACTGA